From Zea mays cultivar B73 chromosome 3, Zm-B73-REFERENCE-NAM-5.0, whole genome shotgun sequence:
GAGAGGGCACGGATCCGAGGTGGCGGTGCATTAGCTGGAGCGGGGGACCGATGGACGAGGATGGCCGGAGCCAGCGGGGACAAGGGGCCGGAGTCGGCGTGGACGGTGGCGCGTTGGCCGATGGCGCTCAGGCGGGCGGCACGAGAGTGGGGAGGCGCTGGCGCGGCGGCGAGCGGGCGGGCTGGCGATGGCGAGCGGGCGGGCTAGCGACGGCGAGCGGCAGTTGAGCATGCGAAAGAATGGGACCGCGGGCCCAGTCAGTGTTAAGTaaacgttctttgccgagtgccggcgacCTAGCACTCGTCAATTttttttatttaaaaatatactttgccgagtgtcatggatcttacactcgacaaagattaTTTTAATTCAAaaactactttgccgagtgtccctttgtaggtactttgccgagtgtccctctATAGATACTTTGCCGATTGTCTGATCTAGGACACatgacaaagtatatttttatttttatttttttcaccaaactttttgtggtttgttcctatagtatagacctacatgttctattggcataattatcaaagtgttttctataaatattagatttagttcgtttaattgaattttttCGGATAATTTAGATTTAAACTGCAAGTTACTCGAAAAATGAAAAaatgtgaatgcaaaaatgattttCATGTTATTTAGCATAAGTTACGGTCTATTTTAGGAACAAACCAGAATTTTCGAGCACTATACTCACGAAATATGACCATGAACTTGTGATCTatttgttttaaaattgtatagaacacaaacaaagtcagtaaATTATGAAACTTGTCGACATGTAATGATATCATATATAAAAAATCTGATAAAAATTGACATTGTTTCGTAAAAGTTGTCACGCACTATGCGTAGTGACCGGAGTCTATAGAagactaagggtctgtttggtcgaGCTGTGGCTGTGAATAAAactgttgtgggctgtgagctgtggaaaaagctgttgtgggctgtgagatattaaaaagctaaaaaccatttgttggaaaccactaaaagctattaaaagttcttcgatatatgttttcatagtTCTATCTAAaaaccactaaaagcaggtccagaggtgctttcagttttCTACTGCGAGAAAGTCGACTTTTAGAAAAGCTGCTTTCTAGATCCATCCCTTTGGTTTAACTTTTGGCTTTCAGAGGTAAAaaccaaagccaaaagccaaaccaaacacaccctaggtTTCACTCGTACGACTCATGACCCATCCACTCTCGCTCTGGATTGACAACGCGTGGCCTACTGGTCTGGGCACTGGCCCAGGCAAGACCTCGGTCACCTGGTTCGGGCCGACGCCGAGGGTGATCATAACCGAGCCGGAGCTGGTGCGCCAGGTTCTGTCCAACAAGTTCGGCCACTTCGAGAAGGCCGGCTTCGGGCAGCTGACGCGGCTGCTGCATTATGGCGTGAGCACCCACGAGGGCAGCAAGTGGGCCAAGCACCGCAGGATCATCAACCCCGCTTTCCATTTCGAGAAGCTCAAGGTCTCATACATGAATCACCTCATCAGTGTAGCTTGCTATTTGATGGATCCGATACGAGCTTCCCGATCAATCGATTCTCCTGCAGCGCATGCTGCCGGCCTTTGCGTCGTGCTGCGCCGACCTGGTGAGCACATGGGAGCGTCTGGTGGTCGCGGCCGACGGCGAACCATGCGAGGTGGACATCTGGCCGGACATGCAGAGGCTGACGGGGGACGTCATCTCCCGCGTCGCCTTCGGCAGCAGCTACCTGGAAGGCAGGAGGATCTTCGAGCTCCAGGAGGAGCAGGTGCACCTCGCCATGCTCGTCGCCGGCAAGATACACATCCCTGGATACATGTCAGCTCGTGCTCTCTAGCTAGCTCTGATCAAACCACATTCTATATTAATTTGATTGTCAGTGAGAACTGACACGACAAAAAGATTTTGATGTACAGAATTGCAATTTTCGTGCGTGTAGGATGCTGCCTACAAGGGTCAACCGGCGGATGAAGCGGATCGCGGCGGAGATCGAAGGGATCCTTAGACGGATGATCGCGACGAGGGAGAGCTCGCTGAGGGCAGGAAAGGCGACGAGCGACGACCTTCTCGGCCTGCTGCTAGAGTCCAACATGGAGCAGCTCAGGGGCgaaggcggaggcggaggcggcggGACGAGCTCCGGAGGCATGTCCACCGACGACATCATTGGAGAGTGCAAGCTGTGTTCTACTTCGCCGGCATGGAGACCACGTCGGTGCTGCTCACGTGGACCTTGCTGGCGCTCTGCATGCACCCGGAGTGGCAGGACCTTGCCAGGGAGGAGGTGCTCCGCGTCTTCGGCGGCGCCTCCTGCAGAGTGCTGGACTACGACGGCCTCAGCCGACTGAAAATCGTAACCTTCATTTCGATAGCATGATCAGTCTTGATCGATTCGTTCAGTCAGTGTCGTGTGAAATGTGGTCGTAATTGTGATTCGCAATCGCGTCTGCAGGTGACCATGGTGCTGTACGAGGTGCTGCGGCTCTACACGCCGCTGCCGGCGTTGCACCGGCGGACATACAAGCCCATGGAGCTTGGGGGCGTCAGGTACCCGGCGGGCGTGATGCTGATACTGCCGCTGCTCTGCATCCACCACGACAAGGACGCGTAGGGGCCGGACGCCGACGAGTTCAGGCCGGAGAGGTTCGCAGAGGGAGTCGCCAGGGCGTCGTCCGCCGGGGACGCGCCTCCATCGTTCTTCCCGTTCGGCTGGGGACCTCGGACCTGCGTCGGTCAGACCTTCGCGCTGCTGGAGGCCAAGATAGGGCTCGCCATGATTCTGGGGAGCTTCACATTCGAGCTCTCCCCGTCCTACTCGCACGCGCCGTTCCCCGTCGTCTTGCTCAAGCCAGAGCACGGCGCGCAGGTCAAGCTCAGGAAGCTCCCATGAGCTGCATCCGCTTGCATATTGCAGAGACGAAACGGTCATAAATTTCCCTGTATATATACGGAAAAAAAAGGCAACAACATGTTTGCTGTTTGGATGGACCAGGACTATTGTTAGTTTATGCCTAAAAATACTCTATATGCGTCCTAAAATAAGTATTCGTAGGTTTAAGGTGAATAGATAATTGTCTTTAAGAAATTACATGTCCCCCTATAAAGATGTAACTATTGTACTTTGGAAAAGGAGAAGGTAGAAAAGAACAACTAGAGTTAGTTTAACTTGTACCTGGAGGTGCACTTATTTTGTCATAATTTTTTTAAATTCTAGGAGTACACTTTTTTTTGGGATGTAGAGTAGTCCGCTAAAATTTACTCAACTAGTTGTTAGTCCATAATTATTTGGATTGTGAGCCAATTATTAGGCATTTTGCAAACATAAGGTGTGTTTCGATTGTGACGAGTAAGTAGTGTCTTGGATTGAGATGGGTGGACTAATTGGGCATGAGAGTATTTGTACAACACATCTCTTGGCTTGTAGCGTGGAGTTGAAAATGGTGATACGAAGATAAAAGTCATGTGGATTCTTGTCAATGGATCGAAAACGGTAAGGATAAGCACTAGGACTTGATCGAACACTAACATGTGCAAGGATATTAGAGCAGATCATACCACCGACACGGTTACGTTACACACTAACAGAACACGTGTCTAAAACATGGGTCACGTATGAAGTTTTCATACACTACCCACAAGGGTTTCGATGGTAAACCTCAAAACCACTCAACACTGGTTAAACCTCAAAACCACTCAACACGCCAGTCCACGGGTTTTGTCTTTAAGACCCGATGACATAGTTCCGAAGGGGTCCAAGCGGCCCCTAACAGAATTGCGTAGGAAAACTCATTTTTCGATAATCACGTATATCACGACTCACCGCGGGTCCACCGGTAAATGGCACTCATCAGGCCCAAATCGAAGCATAATTTGATTGGTGAACTAGGCTCTGCTTGTCTACGCACAaaactgatgaggacatcaaaacTTACAATTCAGTCTAAGTCTAGTGACATCATACCTACTACAGTTTATAGAAGTAGAAAAGGCAACAGAAAGAAATGTAAACCTACTGCAGTTTATGGATTCTAGCTGCTATTCCCAAATAAATTCTCAAACAACTTCGGAGCCATTGGAGGAAGAACCATGGGCTCCGGTGCCATGAAATTAGTGATCTTCTCGTGGACATGGTACCTGAAAAAATCACATAACAGAAATGAGCATAATACCAAAAGGGGAGTTATTGGAAAATTTTCAAACGTCAGCAAACCGCAGAGGATAGAGATCGCACCGTATCTTCCTGCTCTTCGAAGCACGACGATCGACAAGCTTTCTCTTTTTAACCTGCTGCTTTTTTAGAGAGTAAAATGCCGACTCTGCATACAATAAATGGTATTTGGTGGACGCTTAAGGTGAAAGTACAAACATATACATTTTTACAAATCTTAGAATGGTAACAGTTTATGAATATACAAATGAAAACTGAAATTCTTGAAACATGTATCTTCTGTTAGATGAACCATGTTTCAGTATGCATGTTGATATATAAATAAATTCTAGGGGTGGAAACAGACGGATAATAGGTCATCCTGGCCCTAATGTATTTCAATCGAATCCGGGATCGATAGGTGTACGCCTATGTGtgtaaataaataataataagttCAATAATTAAAAATGAACTAACTTGATGCCCCTCTATCACATGACTCAAGGAACTCCTTGAGAAGTTGTTGATAAAACTCAGAATCATCAATAAGTTCAGGATCACCTTCCATAATGTGCCCCTGAGTTATAGCAAAGGCGATGAAATAAGCTCAGGTAGTGTAGTCCGCATTATATCTTCTATTTGTACAAATAGTAGCATTCTGATAGCAATGTTAGTGTAACAGATAAATAACCAAGGTTATGATAGAAAAGGGGAAATCATCTCAGGGGAAGAAATGAGCTTCAATTAACTACAGGCCGTTACACTTCAGTAGACTGAAGGAGACCAAATAAGGTTTGAAATATTTTTAAGGGAAATGTAGTAAATGCTCGAACCTCCTCAGCTGTTCCAGGTTCTCCCACATCCTGAAATATGAACAGCAAGACTTAAGTTAGCCAGGTGCACAAATGACTGGTGGTCCTTAGTGATAGATGCGTCGAAAATACCTTTCCAAATACTCTAACAGCAGAGTTGGTCAAGTACATCCTGTTAATCATCCGGCTTGGATCTCTCATGTAACCAGCAACTTGATCACTAATGTTCTGTTCTCATACAATGGGAAGAGTTGAGCTTTATATATTGACTTGTTAAACAGAAACAAATTACACAAAGTAGTTAAATAAGTATTCAGGCAACCTGATTAAATGCATGTAGCTTTCCTTTAAGTGCAGCAGCACCCGTTGTCACCTGTATTTTCCTGTGCCATTTATCTATCTCGGTATTTCTGAATGTTGTTATCCTGTAAACAAATAATTTACCACACTCAGCTTATTTTTGTATGAGTACATAAAACCAAATACCAACACCAAGCAGCATATGTGCACTGTGCACATGTAAGATGAAAGCTCTAGAGGGTccataatataagtgaattgttcATCCCTcctatcagcttaagcttttgggttgaattgattggtgcatgcaacttaatatggtatcaAAACTAGAGATCTCGAGTTCGAATCCTGATTAGcgcaattaaataaaataattgttatTTGCTCCTATTCCAGGTCTGAGACTCGACGTGAGGGGGAGTgttagaatataatataagtgaattgtccaccCCTCCTATCAGCTTAAGTTTTTGGGTTGGATTAGTTAATGCATGCAACTTAATACATATAACTCTCAGAATGTTATGGTGATGTGCCCTTAGATCTAATTGTAGTTTTTTCTTCACTTTTGCTACATCATATATTTGCAAATAATTGAATCCAATGTTGCGGAACCAGCTTTCTAGAGGGATGTTAGCAGTAGCACAATACAAAATTCACATATAGTAACATGTCACCATAACAAAATTCACATATAATTTTAGAGACTGTATGAAGTCAAGACACTTAATCCATGTACCTTAATAAAACATGTCGCATTACCCTATTAGCATACCTTATGTGAATAACTAGCCTTCTTCCCATCAACTTCAAACATAAGCAGTTACTACCCGTGCTTTGCTACGGTTGTTATATAATCTCTCCGTCCCATAATATAAGGTGTAACTACTTTTTGTTCTTGTTCCACAATATAAGGTGTGGCGTCCCATAATATAAGGTGTAACTACTTTGTTCTTGTTCCACAATATAAGGTGTGCTCTCTCTATACATACGTACATCGATACAGTGGTATAGAGAGAATTAAATATATTTTTTGGTCTTTGAACCAAAGATGGTTACGCCTTATAtactgggacggagggagtatcatataaataggtattgagatatttattcaaatataattattatttatttcattaaggtACATGTGATCTAATGGTTAGCCTCAAATTTTTGAAGCAGAGGGGTGCGGTTTCGAGTGCTCGCTATGCACTATTTTTTGCGCGGTGTGGTGGGTGGCCCCAAAGTGTCAGCGCGGAGGGTGAAGCCATGGTATCACTATGTGCCGACATTAGGTTtataatagagtagtatagaagtgagaattaaaaaatatatatatttcaTCAACTATTATCCTTTACACCCAAGTTACTTTGTATTCTAGTTTTCAAGCAAGACCTTTTCTACATGCCTTTTCTGCTACAAGGCTTGGCAAAAGAAAGGCATATCAACAAGTATTCCTTGGATGCAACCTACTGATCCAATTGAATAACCTTGGATGCAACCTACTGATCCAATTGAATAACTTATTGGGCAGAGAGCAGCAGTTAGCTTGTTACACAGCTAATACCTTCATATGAAACTGGATTTGTGGCAACTGTCATCGCAATTTGATGGCTCATATAATGACCTACAGGCTACAAGCAGGATGGTAACACAATATATCGCCAAATTATAGAGGTATTTAACAAAATTAAAATACAAGTTTCATT
This genomic window contains:
- the LOC100283905 gene encoding protein AATF isoform X1, yielding MMNEHREEDALRGQAVKNQKAIWDKTMEMRFLLQKAFSTSNKLPQESIRTRFCNHDKQIEQAYDDLLNSTKHTLSSMMELQEALLESNQATKDANEIPSASNGDNDEWSEVQRLQARITTFRNTEIDKWHRKIQVTTGAAALKGKLHAFNQNISDQVAGYMRDPSRMINRMYLTNSAVRVFGKDVGEPGTAEEGHIMEGDPELIDDSEFYQQLLKEFLESCDRGASKSAFYSLKKQQVKKRKLVDRRASKSRKIRYHVHEKITNFMAPEPMVLPPMAPKLFENLFGNSS
- the LOC100283905 gene encoding protein AATF isoform X2, giving the protein MMNEHREEDALRGQAVKNQKAIWDKTMEMRFLLQKAFSTSNKLPQESIRTRFCNHDKQIEQAYDDLLNSTKHTLSSMMELQEALLESNQATKDANEIPSASNGDNDEWSEVQRLQARITTFRNTEIDKWHRKIQVTTGAAALKGKLHAFNQNISDQVAGYMRDPSRMINRMYLTNSAVRVFGKDVGEPGTAEEGHIMEESAFYSLKKQQVKKRKLVDRRASKSRKIRYHVHEKITNFMAPEPMVLPPMAPKLFENLFGNSS